The Chamaesiphon minutus PCC 6605 DNA window CCCAAGGGGAATCCTACTTTCGTTGAGACGATCGATAAATACCTAGCAGAAGCAAAATGGTCGAAGCGCGAATTGATGACTTCGATTGGCTTTGGCGAGACACAATTGTATCGCTGGGGACGAGGCGAATCTGTCCCGCGTAAAGCAACGGTCAATCGGATTGCAATTCGGCTGGCGATGAGGCTGGACGAAATCTATGGACGACCACCGGAAGATCCTTCTCCAGCAACGGATGCGATCGACGGTTTATTAAATGAGCTTTTAGAGGCCGCAGGCTTTGCCGCCTCGATCGAAGGCAAAACTGGTGATAGCTGCTGGCACAAAATCGCTAACAATCAATACTGGACGTTGGGGTATACTAGCGTACCAGAGTGGGCGATTCGTCCGACTCGACCTGGTGGAAAACCGACAGGAAAAGCGATTGTCTATGCGGAAACGATCGGACGATTGCTCGGACTGGAGACTTTTTGGCAGTACCTCAATTTTGACGAAATGCCGCAAGCTATCCGCCAAAGACAAGTTGATGGAATCGTGCCGCTGATGCTGGTTTTGCCGGGGCGACTGTTCGATTACAGCTTCTCCGAGCGATGTAGTGAAGAACCATTTACTTTAAACGCGGTCGCCCACAGTCAATCTGTCGAGGCGATAAAAAATTTAGAAGATTTGAACCCCATGCAAGTCGAGTTGTTATTTGTCAACGGAGAGCTTGGTGACTGGGGGGCAAAAGTCTTATCACAGTATGAAAACAGCCAGAGTTTTTCTAATGCTGACGAGGCGATTAGTTATATGCAGGGGAGCGTCGAGCGACGG harbors:
- a CDS encoding transporter substrate-binding domain-containing protein — protein: MSEAKKRGRPKREHESQQPDLPIPKGNPTFVETIDKYLAEAKWSKRELMTSIGFGETQLYRWGRGESVPRKATVNRIAIRLAMRLDEIYGRPPEDPSPATDAIDGLLNELLEAAGFAASIEGKTGDSCWHKIANNQYWTLGYTSVPEWAIRPTRPGGKPTGKAIVYAETIGRLLGLETFWQYLNFDEMPQAIRQRQVDGIVPLMLVLPGRLFDYSFSERCSEEPFTLNAVAHSQSVEAIKNLEDLNPMQVELLFVNGELGDWGAKVLSQYENSQSFSNADEAISYMQGSVERRELTTIPILLIDSITGKYLIDRENDRGQLRLSSLTIKSIQLKTFNAFAFHPDETSLLNAVNQALPLIPCIETTKVYTKNEK